The following coding sequences lie in one Gorilla gorilla gorilla isolate KB3781 chromosome 5, NHGRI_mGorGor1-v2.1_pri, whole genome shotgun sequence genomic window:
- the NFKBIE gene encoding NF-kappa-B inhibitor epsilon yields MNQRRSESRPGNHRLQAYAEPGKGDSRGAGPLSGSARRGRGGGGAICVRRPCWSGGAGQGGGPAWAVRLPTVTAGWTWPALRTLSSLRAGPSEPHSPGRRPPRAGRPLCQADPQSGKAARRSPEPDPAQTGPPPARAAGMSEARKGPDEAEESQYDSGIESLRSLRSLPESTSAPASGPSDGSPQPCTHPPGPAKEPQEKEDADGERADSTYGSSSLTETLSLLGGPEAEDPAPRLPLPHVGALSPQQLEALTYISEDGDTLVHLAVIHEAPAVLLCCLALLPQEVLDIQNNLYQTALHLAVHLDQPGAVRALVLKGASRALQDRHGDTALHVACQRQHLACARCLLEGRPEPGRGTSHSLDLQLQNWQGLACLHIATLQKNQPLMELLLRNGADIDVQEGTSGKTALHLAVETQERGLVQFLLQAGAQVDARMLNGCTPLHLAAGRGLMGISSTLCKAGADSLLRNVEDETPQDLTEESLVLLPFDDLKISGKLLLCTD; encoded by the exons atgaatcaaCGACGGAGTGAGTCAAGGCCCGGGAACCACAGACTCCAAGCCTACGCAGAGCCCGGGAAGGGGGATTCCAGAGGGGCGGGGCCTCTTTCCGGAAGCGCCCgccgggggcggggagggggcggggccatCTGCGTGAGGCGACCCTGTTGGTCCGGAGGGGCGGGGCAAGGAGGAGGACCCGCTTGGGCGGTTCGGCTGCCCACAGTAACCGCTGGGTGGACCTGGCCAGCGCTCCGAACCTTGTCCTCGCTGCGCGCCGGCCCCTCGGAGCCCCACAGCCCGGGAAGGAGGCCGCCGCGGGCCGGGCGCCCGCTCTGCCAAGCGGACCCGCAATCCGGAAAGGCGGCGCGGCGGAGCCCGGAGCCGGATCCTGCTCAGACCGGGCCCCCGCCGGCCAGAGCCGCGGGCATGTCGGAGGCGCGGAAGGGGCCGGACGAGGCGGAGGAGAGCCAGTACGACTCTGGCATTGAGTCTCTGCGCTCTCTGCGCTCCCTACCCGAGTCCACCTCGGCTCCAGCCTCCGGGCCCTCGGACGGCAGCCCCCAGCCCTGCACCCATCCTCCGGGGCCCGCCAAGGAACCACAGGAGAAGGAAGACGCGGATGGGGAGCGGGCTGATTCCACCTATGGCTCCTCCTCGCTCACCGAGACCCTGTCCTTGCTGGGGGGCCCCGAGGCTGAGGACCCGGCCCCACGCCTGCCACTCCCCCACGTGGGGGCGCTGAGCCCTCAGCAGCTGGAAGCACTCACTTACATCTCCGAGGACGGAGACAC GCTGGTCCACCTGGCAGTGATTCATGAGGCCCCAGCGGTGCTGCTCTGTTGCCTGGCTTTGCTGCCCCAGGAGGTCCTGGACATTCAAAATAACCTTTACCAG ACAGCACTCCATCTGGCTGTACATCTGGACCAACCGGGCGCAGTTCGGGCACTGGTGCTGAAGGGGGCCAGCCGGGCACTACAGGACCGGCATGGTGACACAGCCCTTCATGTGGCCTGCCAGCGCCAGCACTTGGCCTGTGCCCGCTGCCTGCTGGAGGGGCGGCCAGAGCCAGGCAGAGGAACATCTCACTCTCTGGACCTCCAGCTGCAAAACTGGCAAG GTCTGGCTTGTCTCCACATTGCCACCCTTCAGAAGAACCAACCACTCATGGAACTGCTGCTTCGGAATGGAGCTGACATTGATGTGCAG GAGGGCACCAGTGGTAAGACAGCGCTGCACCTGGCTGTGGAAACCCAAGAGCGGGGCCTGGTACAGTTCCTGCTCCAGGCTGGTGCCCAGGTAGATGCCCGCATGCTGAACGGGTGCACACCCCTGCACCTGGCAGCTGGCCGGGGTCTCATGGGCATCTCATCCACTCTGTGCAAGGCGGGTGCTGACTCCCTGCTGCGGAATGTGGAGGATGAGACGCCCCAGGACCTGACTGAGGAA TCCCTTGTCCTTTTGCCCTTTGATGACCTGAAGATCTCAGGGAAACTGCTGCTGTGTACCGACTGA
- the TMEM151B gene encoding transmembrane protein 151B isoform X2: MSPPGSAAGESAAGGGGGGGGPGVSEELTAAAAAAAADEGPAREEQRPIQPSFTKSLCRESHWKCLLLSLLMYGCLGAVAWCHVTTVTRLTFSSAYQGNSLMYHDSPCSNGYVYIPLAFLLMLYAVYLVECWHCQARHELQHRVDVSSVRERVGRMQQATPCIWWKAISYHYVRRTRQVTRYRNGDAYTTTQVYHERVNTHVAEAEFDYARCGVRDVSKTLVGLEGAPATRLRFTKCFSFASVEAENAYLCQRARFFAENEGLDDYMEAREGMHLKNVDFREFMVAFPDPARPPWYACSSAFWAAALLTLSWPLRVLAEYRTAYAHYHVEKLFGLEGPGSASSAGGGLSPSEELLPPLTHRLPRVNTVDSTELEWHIRSNQQLVPSYSEAVLMDLAGLGTRCGGAGGGYAPSCRYGGVGGPGAAGVAPYRRSCEHCQRAVSSSSIFSRSALSICASPRAGPGPGGGAGCGGSRFSLGRLYGSRRSCLWRSRSGSVNEASCPTEQTRLSSQASMGDDEDDEEEEAGPPPPYHDALYFPVLIVHRQEGCLGHSHRPLHRHGSCVETSL; this comes from the exons ATGTCCCCCCCTGGCTCGGCCGCGGGAGAGAGCGccgccggcggcggcggcggcggtggcggcccCGGGGTCTCGGAGGAGCtcacggcggcggcggcggcggcggcggcggacgAGGGCCCCGCCCGAGAGGAG CAGCGTCCCATCCAGCCCTCTTTCACCAAGTCCCTCTGCCGTGAGTCCCACTGGAAGTGCCTCCTGCTCTCGCTGCTCATGTACGGCTGCCTGGGGGCAGTGGCCTGGTGCCACGTCACCACAGTGACGCGCCTCACCTTCAGCAGCGCCTACCAGGGCAACAGCCTCATGTACCATGACAGCCCCTGCTCCAACGGCTATGTCTACATCCCCCTGGCCTTCCTGCTCATGTTGTACGCCGTCTACCTGGTGGAGTGTTGGCACTGCCAAGCCCGCCATGAGCTGCAGCACCGTGTTGATGTGAGCAGTGTGCGGGAGCGTGTGGGCCGCATGCAGCAAGCCACGCCCTGCATCTGGTGGAAGGCCATCAGCTACCACTATGTCCGCCGCACCCGCCAGGTCACCAGATACCGCAATGGAGACGCCTATACCACCACCCAG GTCTACCACGAACGCGTCAACACGCACGTGGCGGAGGCCGAGTTCGACTACGCGCGCTGCGGCGTTCGCGACGTGTCCAAGACGCTGGTGGGTCTGGAGGGCGCGCCGGCCACGCGGCTGCGGTTCACCAAGTGCTTCAGTTTCGCCAGCGTGGAGGCCGAGAACGCGTACCTGTGCCAGCGCGCGCGCTTCTTCGCAGAGAACGAGGGCCTGGACGACTACATGGAGGCACGCGAGGGCATGCACCTCAAGAACGTGGACTTCCGTGAGTTCATGGTGGCCTTCCCGGACCCGGCCCGGCCGCCCTGGTACGCCTGCTCGTCGGCCTTCTGGGCCGCGGCGCTGCTCACGCTGTCGTGGCCGCTGCGAGTGCTGGCCGAGTACCGCACGGCCTACGCGCACTACCACGTGGAGAAGCTCTTTGGCCTGGAGGGCCCGGGCTCGGCCAGCAGCGCAGGCGGTGGCCTCAGCCCCAGCGAGGAGCTGCTGCCCCCGCTCACCCACCGCCTGCCGCGGGTCAACACGGTGGACAGCACGGAGCTCGAGTGGCACATCCGCTCCAACCAGCAGCTGGTGCCCAGCTACTCTGAGGCGGTGCTCATGGACCTGGCGGGGCTCGGGACGCGCTGCGGCGGGGCGGGCGGCGGCTACGCGCCCTCGTGCCGCTACGGTGGGGTAGGCGGCCCGGGCGCGGCGGGCGTGGCTCCCTACCGGCGCAGCTGCGAGCACTGCCAGCGCGCCGTCAGCAGCTCGTCTATCTTCTCGCGCAGCGCCCTAAGCATCTGCGCCAGCCCGCGGGCCGGCCCGGGGCCCGGTGGGGGCGCGGGCTGCGGGGGCAGCCGCTTCTCGCTGGGCCGTCTCTACGGCTCCCGGCGCAGCTGCCTGTGGCGCAGCCGCAGCGGGAGCGTCAACGAGGCCAGCTGCCCGACGGAGCAGACGCGGCTGTCCAGCCAGGCCAGCATGGGGGACGACGAGGAcgacgaggaggaggaggccgGGCCGCCGCCGCCCTACCACGACGCCCTCTACTTTCCGGTCCTCATCGTCCACCGGCAGGAGGGGTGTCTGGGCCACAGCCACCGGCCGCTGCACCGCCACGGCTCCTGCGTAGAGACGTCACTGTGA
- the TMEM151B gene encoding transmembrane protein 151B isoform X1 encodes MLSGYHPIHLCLLPGPLSLALILLCLLGCLSLHFPVLAFRSPFLSSWLALCHFCFYLWPLAPILVSPFLSISLFLSACYLWCWPLPLHPCIHLCAGSCLLSLPTHLGPSPCPPEQQRPIQPSFTKSLCRESHWKCLLLSLLMYGCLGAVAWCHVTTVTRLTFSSAYQGNSLMYHDSPCSNGYVYIPLAFLLMLYAVYLVECWHCQARHELQHRVDVSSVRERVGRMQQATPCIWWKAISYHYVRRTRQVTRYRNGDAYTTTQVYHERVNTHVAEAEFDYARCGVRDVSKTLVGLEGAPATRLRFTKCFSFASVEAENAYLCQRARFFAENEGLDDYMEAREGMHLKNVDFREFMVAFPDPARPPWYACSSAFWAAALLTLSWPLRVLAEYRTAYAHYHVEKLFGLEGPGSASSAGGGLSPSEELLPPLTHRLPRVNTVDSTELEWHIRSNQQLVPSYSEAVLMDLAGLGTRCGGAGGGYAPSCRYGGVGGPGAAGVAPYRRSCEHCQRAVSSSSIFSRSALSICASPRAGPGPGGGAGCGGSRFSLGRLYGSRRSCLWRSRSGSVNEASCPTEQTRLSSQASMGDDEDDEEEEAGPPPPYHDALYFPVLIVHRQEGCLGHSHRPLHRHGSCVETSL; translated from the exons ATGCTCTCTGGGTACCATCCTATCCATCTGTGTTTGCTGCCTGGGCCTCTATCTCTGGCTCTGATCCTTCTCTGCCTCTTGGGGTGTCTCTCTCTGCACTTTCCTGTACTGGCATTCCGGTCCCCTTTCCTGTCCTCATGGCTTGCTCTGTGTCACTTCTGTTTCTACCTCTGGCCCCTGGCTCCCATCTTGGTCTCACCTTTTCTCTCCATATccctgtttctctctgcctgttaTCTCTGGTGCTGGCCTCTGCCCCTCCATCCCTGTATCCATCTCTGTGCTGGGTCCTGCCTGCTCTCACTTCCCACTCATCTTGGCCCCTCTCCCTGCCCACCTGAGCAGCAGCGTCCCATCCAGCCCTCTTTCACCAAGTCCCTCTGCCGTGAGTCCCACTGGAAGTGCCTCCTGCTCTCGCTGCTCATGTACGGCTGCCTGGGGGCAGTGGCCTGGTGCCACGTCACCACAGTGACGCGCCTCACCTTCAGCAGCGCCTACCAGGGCAACAGCCTCATGTACCATGACAGCCCCTGCTCCAACGGCTATGTCTACATCCCCCTGGCCTTCCTGCTCATGTTGTACGCCGTCTACCTGGTGGAGTGTTGGCACTGCCAAGCCCGCCATGAGCTGCAGCACCGTGTTGATGTGAGCAGTGTGCGGGAGCGTGTGGGCCGCATGCAGCAAGCCACGCCCTGCATCTGGTGGAAGGCCATCAGCTACCACTATGTCCGCCGCACCCGCCAGGTCACCAGATACCGCAATGGAGACGCCTATACCACCACCCAG GTCTACCACGAACGCGTCAACACGCACGTGGCGGAGGCCGAGTTCGACTACGCGCGCTGCGGCGTTCGCGACGTGTCCAAGACGCTGGTGGGTCTGGAGGGCGCGCCGGCCACGCGGCTGCGGTTCACCAAGTGCTTCAGTTTCGCCAGCGTGGAGGCCGAGAACGCGTACCTGTGCCAGCGCGCGCGCTTCTTCGCAGAGAACGAGGGCCTGGACGACTACATGGAGGCACGCGAGGGCATGCACCTCAAGAACGTGGACTTCCGTGAGTTCATGGTGGCCTTCCCGGACCCGGCCCGGCCGCCCTGGTACGCCTGCTCGTCGGCCTTCTGGGCCGCGGCGCTGCTCACGCTGTCGTGGCCGCTGCGAGTGCTGGCCGAGTACCGCACGGCCTACGCGCACTACCACGTGGAGAAGCTCTTTGGCCTGGAGGGCCCGGGCTCGGCCAGCAGCGCAGGCGGTGGCCTCAGCCCCAGCGAGGAGCTGCTGCCCCCGCTCACCCACCGCCTGCCGCGGGTCAACACGGTGGACAGCACGGAGCTCGAGTGGCACATCCGCTCCAACCAGCAGCTGGTGCCCAGCTACTCTGAGGCGGTGCTCATGGACCTGGCGGGGCTCGGGACGCGCTGCGGCGGGGCGGGCGGCGGCTACGCGCCCTCGTGCCGCTACGGTGGGGTAGGCGGCCCGGGCGCGGCGGGCGTGGCTCCCTACCGGCGCAGCTGCGAGCACTGCCAGCGCGCCGTCAGCAGCTCGTCTATCTTCTCGCGCAGCGCCCTAAGCATCTGCGCCAGCCCGCGGGCCGGCCCGGGGCCCGGTGGGGGCGCGGGCTGCGGGGGCAGCCGCTTCTCGCTGGGCCGTCTCTACGGCTCCCGGCGCAGCTGCCTGTGGCGCAGCCGCAGCGGGAGCGTCAACGAGGCCAGCTGCCCGACGGAGCAGACGCGGCTGTCCAGCCAGGCCAGCATGGGGGACGACGAGGAcgacgaggaggaggaggccgGGCCGCCGCCGCCCTACCACGACGCCCTCTACTTTCCGGTCCTCATCGTCCACCGGCAGGAGGGGTGTCTGGGCCACAGCCACCGGCCGCTGCACCGCCACGGCTCCTGCGTAGAGACGTCACTGTGA
- the TCTE1 gene encoding dynein regulatory complex subunit 5 isoform X2: protein MQDTVTTSALLDPSHSSVSTQDKSSTGGHTSSTSPQLSKPSITPVPAKSRNPHPRANIRRMRRIIAEDPEWSLAIVPLLTELCIQHIIRNFQKNPILKQMLPEHQQKVLNHLSPDLPLAVTANLIDNENYWLRCCMHRWPVCHVAHHGGSWKRMFFERHLENLLKHFIPGTTDPAVILDLLPLCRNYVRRVHVDQFLPPVQLPAQLRPGDQSDSGSEGEMEEPTVDHYQLGDLVAGLSHLEELDLVYDVKDCGMNFEWNLFLFTYRDCLSLAAAIKACHTLKIFKLTRSKVDDDKARIIIRSLLHHPVLEELDLSQNLIGDRGARGAAKLLSHSRLRVLNLANNQDGGKQLLEGMSDNKTLLEFDLRLSDVAQESEYLIGQALYANREAARQRALNPSHFMSTITANGPENSVG, encoded by the exons ATGCAGGATACCGTAACGACATCAGCATTGTTGGACCCCAGCCACTCCTCAGTCTCCACCCAGGACAAGTCCTCCACTGGAGGACACACTTCAAGCACAAGCCCACAGCTCTCAAAGCCTTCAATCACACCAGTCCCTGCAAAGTCCAGGAACCCACATCCCAGGGCCAATATCCGTCGGATGCGCCGGATCATTGCTGAGGATCCTGAGTGGTCACTGGCCATCGTGCCCCTCCTCACAGAGCTCTGCATTCAGCACATTATCAGGAACTTCCAGA AAAACCCTATCCTGAAGCAGATGCTCCCGGAACACCAGCAGAAGGTCCTGAACCACCTGTCCCCTGACCTACCACTGGCTGTGACCGCCAACCTGATAGACAATGAGAACTACTGGCTCCGCTGCTGCATGCATCGCTGGCCCGTGTGCCACGTGGCCCACCATGGCGGCAGCTGGAAACGCATGTTCTTTGAGCGGCACCTGGAGAACCTGCTAAAGCACTTTATCCCAGGCACCACAGACCCTGCGGTGATCCTCGACCTGCTGCCGCTCTGCCGGAATTACGTGCGCAGGGTCCACGTCGATCAGTTCCTTCCGCCGGTGCAGCTCCCAGCCCAGCTCCGGCCGGGCGACCAGTCCGACTCAGGCAGTGAGGGAGAGATGGAGGAGCCCACCGTTGACCACTACCAACTGGGCGATCTGGTAGCTGGCCTGAGCCACCTGGAGGAGCTGGACCTGGTGTATGATGTCAAGGACTGCGGCATGAATTTCGAGTGGAATCTCTTCCTCTTCACCTACCGCGACTGCCTCTCCTTGGCAGCCGCCATCAAGGCATGCCACACCCTCAAG ATCTTCAAGCTGACCCGAAGCAAGGTGGATGATGACAAGGCACGCATCATAATTCGAAGCCTTCTGCACCACCCAGTCCTCGAGGAGCTGGACTTGTCACAAAACCTCATTGGGGACCGTGGTGCACGAGGTGCAGCCAAGCTGCTGAGCCACAGCCGCCTGCGTGTGCTCAACCTGGCTAACAACCAG GACGGTGGGAAGCAGCTCCTGGAAGGCATGTCAGACAACAAGACCCTCCTGGAATTTGACTTGCGCCTGTCAGATGTGGCCCAGGAAAGCGAGTACCTCATTGGCCAGGCCCTCTACGCAAACCGAGAAGCAGCCCGCCAGCGGGCCTTGAATCCCAGCCACTTCATGTCAACCATCACTGCCAATGGCCCTGAGAACTCTGTGGGATAA
- the TCTE1 gene encoding dynein regulatory complex subunit 5 isoform X1 — protein sequence MQDTVTTSALLDPSHSSVSTQDKSSTGGHTSSTSPQLSKPSITPVPAKSRNPHPRANIRRMRRIIAEDPEWSLAIVPLLTELCIQHIIRNFQKNPILKQMLPEHQQKVLNHLSPDLPLAVTANLIDNENYWLRCCMHRWPVCHVAHHGGSWKRMFFERHLENLLKHFIPGTTDPAVILDLLPLCRNYVRRVHVDQFLPPVQLPAQLRPGDQSDSGSEGEMEEPTVDHYQLGDLVAGLSHLEELDLVYDVKDCGMNFEWNLFLFTYRDCLSLAAAIKACHTLKIFKLTRSKVDDDKARIIIRSLLHHPVLEELDLSQNLIGDRGARGAAKLLSHSRLRVLNLANNQVRAPGAQSLAHALAHNTNLISLNLRLNCIEDEGGQALAHALQTNKCLTTLHLGGNELSEPTATLLSQVLAINTTLTSINLSCNHIGLDGGKQLLEGMSDNKTLLEFDLRLSDVAQESEYLIGQALYANREAARQRALNPSHFMSTITANGPENSVG from the exons ATGCAGGATACCGTAACGACATCAGCATTGTTGGACCCCAGCCACTCCTCAGTCTCCACCCAGGACAAGTCCTCCACTGGAGGACACACTTCAAGCACAAGCCCACAGCTCTCAAAGCCTTCAATCACACCAGTCCCTGCAAAGTCCAGGAACCCACATCCCAGGGCCAATATCCGTCGGATGCGCCGGATCATTGCTGAGGATCCTGAGTGGTCACTGGCCATCGTGCCCCTCCTCACAGAGCTCTGCATTCAGCACATTATCAGGAACTTCCAGA AAAACCCTATCCTGAAGCAGATGCTCCCGGAACACCAGCAGAAGGTCCTGAACCACCTGTCCCCTGACCTACCACTGGCTGTGACCGCCAACCTGATAGACAATGAGAACTACTGGCTCCGCTGCTGCATGCATCGCTGGCCCGTGTGCCACGTGGCCCACCATGGCGGCAGCTGGAAACGCATGTTCTTTGAGCGGCACCTGGAGAACCTGCTAAAGCACTTTATCCCAGGCACCACAGACCCTGCGGTGATCCTCGACCTGCTGCCGCTCTGCCGGAATTACGTGCGCAGGGTCCACGTCGATCAGTTCCTTCCGCCGGTGCAGCTCCCAGCCCAGCTCCGGCCGGGCGACCAGTCCGACTCAGGCAGTGAGGGAGAGATGGAGGAGCCCACCGTTGACCACTACCAACTGGGCGATCTGGTAGCTGGCCTGAGCCACCTGGAGGAGCTGGACCTGGTGTATGATGTCAAGGACTGCGGCATGAATTTCGAGTGGAATCTCTTCCTCTTCACCTACCGCGACTGCCTCTCCTTGGCAGCCGCCATCAAGGCATGCCACACCCTCAAG ATCTTCAAGCTGACCCGAAGCAAGGTGGATGATGACAAGGCACGCATCATAATTCGAAGCCTTCTGCACCACCCAGTCCTCGAGGAGCTGGACTTGTCACAAAACCTCATTGGGGACCGTGGTGCACGAGGTGCAGCCAAGCTGCTGAGCCACAGCCGCCTGCGTGTGCTCAACCTGGCTAACAACCAGGTGCGTGCACCCGGTGCCCAGTCCCTGGCTCACGCTCTGGCACACAACACCAACCTCATTTCCCTCAACCTACGTCTCAACTGCATCGAGGATGAGGGTGGCCAGGCTCTTGCCCATGCCTTGCAGACCAACAAGTGCCTCACCACACTGCACCTCGGTGGCAATGAGCTGTCTGAGCCCACCGCCACACTCCTGTCACAGGTGCTCGCCATCAACACCACACTCACCAGCATCAACCTGTCCTGCAACCACATCGGGCTG GACGGTGGGAAGCAGCTCCTGGAAGGCATGTCAGACAACAAGACCCTCCTGGAATTTGACTTGCGCCTGTCAGATGTGGCCCAGGAAAGCGAGTACCTCATTGGCCAGGCCCTCTACGCAAACCGAGAAGCAGCCCGCCAGCGGGCCTTGAATCCCAGCCACTTCATGTCAACCATCACTGCCAATGGCCCTGAGAACTCTGTGGGATAA
- the TCTE1 gene encoding dynein regulatory complex subunit 5 isoform X3 has protein sequence MLPEHQQKVLNHLSPDLPLAVTANLIDNENYWLRCCMHRWPVCHVAHHGGSWKRMFFERHLENLLKHFIPGTTDPAVILDLLPLCRNYVRRVHVDQFLPPVQLPAQLRPGDQSDSGSEGEMEEPTVDHYQLGDLVAGLSHLEELDLVYDVKDCGMNFEWNLFLFTYRDCLSLAAAIKACHTLKIFKLTRSKVDDDKARIIIRSLLHHPVLEELDLSQNLIGDRGARGAAKLLSHSRLRVLNLANNQVRAPGAQSLAHALAHNTNLISLNLRLNCIEDEGGQALAHALQTNKCLTTLHLGGNELSEPTATLLSQVLAINTTLTSINLSCNHIGLDGGKQLLEGMSDNKTLLEFDLRLSDVAQESEYLIGQALYANREAARQRALNPSHFMSTITANGPENSVG, from the exons ATGCTCCCGGAACACCAGCAGAAGGTCCTGAACCACCTGTCCCCTGACCTACCACTGGCTGTGACCGCCAACCTGATAGACAATGAGAACTACTGGCTCCGCTGCTGCATGCATCGCTGGCCCGTGTGCCACGTGGCCCACCATGGCGGCAGCTGGAAACGCATGTTCTTTGAGCGGCACCTGGAGAACCTGCTAAAGCACTTTATCCCAGGCACCACAGACCCTGCGGTGATCCTCGACCTGCTGCCGCTCTGCCGGAATTACGTGCGCAGGGTCCACGTCGATCAGTTCCTTCCGCCGGTGCAGCTCCCAGCCCAGCTCCGGCCGGGCGACCAGTCCGACTCAGGCAGTGAGGGAGAGATGGAGGAGCCCACCGTTGACCACTACCAACTGGGCGATCTGGTAGCTGGCCTGAGCCACCTGGAGGAGCTGGACCTGGTGTATGATGTCAAGGACTGCGGCATGAATTTCGAGTGGAATCTCTTCCTCTTCACCTACCGCGACTGCCTCTCCTTGGCAGCCGCCATCAAGGCATGCCACACCCTCAAG ATCTTCAAGCTGACCCGAAGCAAGGTGGATGATGACAAGGCACGCATCATAATTCGAAGCCTTCTGCACCACCCAGTCCTCGAGGAGCTGGACTTGTCACAAAACCTCATTGGGGACCGTGGTGCACGAGGTGCAGCCAAGCTGCTGAGCCACAGCCGCCTGCGTGTGCTCAACCTGGCTAACAACCAGGTGCGTGCACCCGGTGCCCAGTCCCTGGCTCACGCTCTGGCACACAACACCAACCTCATTTCCCTCAACCTACGTCTCAACTGCATCGAGGATGAGGGTGGCCAGGCTCTTGCCCATGCCTTGCAGACCAACAAGTGCCTCACCACACTGCACCTCGGTGGCAATGAGCTGTCTGAGCCCACCGCCACACTCCTGTCACAGGTGCTCGCCATCAACACCACACTCACCAGCATCAACCTGTCCTGCAACCACATCGGGCTG GACGGTGGGAAGCAGCTCCTGGAAGGCATGTCAGACAACAAGACCCTCCTGGAATTTGACTTGCGCCTGTCAGATGTGGCCCAGGAAAGCGAGTACCTCATTGGCCAGGCCCTCTACGCAAACCGAGAAGCAGCCCGCCAGCGGGCCTTGAATCCCAGCCACTTCATGTCAACCATCACTGCCAATGGCCCTGAGAACTCTGTGGGATAA